ATGTCGGTGATCTTCAGGCCGGCGTGCGCCTTGTACCGGCGGTTGATCGCGATGATGTTCGCGGTGAACGCCTCCACCTGGTGGGCGTTGCGCAGCCGGCCGCCGTAGACGCCGCGGAAGCCGGGCACGACCTCGGCCAGCGCGCGGACCAGGTCGGTGGCCTCGCGGTCGTCACCGAGCACCAGCACGTCGTTGTCGACCCGCTCGACGGACAGGTCGGCCAGGTTGACCGCGGAGACGTGGTGGAACGCGGCCGTGACCCGGGAGTCCGGCAGCAGCGCGGCGGCCTGCTGGGCGGCGCTGCCCTCCTCGACGGGCAGGGCGAACGGCCCCTGCTTGTCGAAGCCGAGCGGGTTCACGCAGTCGATCACGACCTTGCCGGCGAGCGGTTCGCGCAACGCCGCCACGGTCTCCGCGTGCCCGTCCCACGGCACGGCGATCAGCACCACGTCGGCCCGCCGGGCGCAGCCCTCGTTGTCCGCGCCGCTGACGTGACCGACGCCGGTCTGCGCGCGCACCTCCTCGGCGGCGGCCTCGGCGCGCTCGGCGCTGCGCGACCCGATGACGACCTCCAGGCCGGCCTTGGCCCACCGCAGCGCCAGGCCCCTGCCCTGCGCGCCGGTGCCACCCAGCACGCCGACGGTGAGCGCACGAATATCAGTCACCCGGCCATCACATCACAGGTGGTCGGGACCGGCCGTGCGATGACGATCACCTGACCGGTCAAGCCGCGGGGGCCGCTGCGTCGCATGAGGCGTCAGGCCCGTTCGAAGACGACCTTGCGGCGCTCGGGGTCGGCTTCGACCAGGCGCACCCCGATCCGCTCCCCCTCGGGCAGGTCCTCACCCGTGCAGCGGCCCATCACCGGCGGTTGGGCGACGAACACGTCCGCGCCGTTCGCGTCGGACCGCAGCACGACCGCCTCGAAGTGCCGGCCGACCCGGTCGGCCAGCACCCACGCCTCGACCTGGTCCAGGCACGCCCGGTCCACCTTGCCCGCCAGCGCGTCCGACCCGCCCATCAGGCCCGGCAGCTGGGGAAGCGCCTTGGCCAGCCACTCCGGCACCTCCTCCCCGGCGGTCACGGCCAGGCACACCTCGGTGGCGAAGCGGTCCACCAGCCGGCGCAGCGGCGCGGTGACGTGCGCGTACGCGGCGCCCAGGCCGGCGTGCGTGGAGATCGCGGGCACCTCGCCGTTGAACGCCGTGTAGCCCGCGCCGCGCAGCAGGCGGGTCGCGTCGACGAACAGCGCCAGCGCCTCCGGCCGGCTCGGGTCCAGGCCCGCGAGCAGCTTCGCCGGCGTCACGCCGTCCGGCCAGGGCACGCCGAGCGCGTGCGCGGACCGCCGCAACGCGTCCACCGCGCCGTCATCCGCGTCCGGCAGCGTGCGCAGCACGCCGACCTTCGCGTCCAGCATGATCTTCGCCGCCGACATGCCGGTCAGCAGGGAGATCTCGGCGTTCCAGGCGTCCACGTCGGCGCGCGGCCGCACGGCGAGCTTCCAGTCGCCGTCGCCGTTCGGCACGATCTCCTGCTCCGGCAGCTGCAGCTCGACCGCGCCGCGCTCGACCGCGCGCTCCCGGCGCAACCGGCCGAAGTCCGGCAGGGCCTCGACCGACGGGTGCGGCGTGCCCGCGTCGAACTGCGCCTGCACGCCCTCGTAGTCGAACCGCGCGGTCGAGCGCACCACCGCCCGGCGCACCCGCACGTCGACCGGTTCGCCGTCCGGGCCGCACTCGAACGTCCACAGCACCGAGGGCCGGGTCTGCTCGGGCAGCAGGCTCGCCGCGCCCTCCGACAGCACCGGCGGGTGCAGCGGCACGTTGCCGTCGGGCAGGTACAGCGTCTGGCCGCGCCGGCGCACCTCGGCGTCCAGCGCGCCGTCCGGCACGACGAACGCGCCCAGGTCGGCGATGGCGTAGTGCACGCGGAAGCCGGACCCGACCCGCTGCACCAGCAGCGCCTGGTCCAGGTCCTTCGCGCCGGGCGGGTCGATCGTCACCAGCGGCAGCGCGGTCGCGTCCTCGCGGTCGGCCGGGTCGACGTCGCGCGACACCGCCGCCCGCGCCTCGGCCAGGGCGGCGGCCGGGAAGTCCTCGGGCAGGCCGAACTCGGTGCGGATGCCGCCGAAGTCCAGGTCCGCTCGGCCGGTGCGGATCACCATGGGGTGCACCCTAGGCCGGCTTCAGCGCTTCCCCCACTCCTTGTCCGACTCGTCCTCGGCCTTCGTCCGCTCCCGGGCCAGGTCCAGGGCGCGCTGCGCGGTGGCCTCGTCCGGGTAGGGACCCATGCGGTCGCCGCCCCGGCAGCCAACGCCGTGCTCGACCGTCTTGTGGGTCAGGCAGTAGTACCAAGCGTTCGGATCAGCAGCCATGCCCCCAGGTTTCCACGCGCGGGGGCGCATGTCATGTTCACCACTTGGGCGGCGCGGGCGCCTGCACCGGCAGCGGACCCGACTGCGGGTAGGACGGCTGCGGCACCGCGGGCGGCTGGGGGAAGCCGCGCGGCGGCGTGCTCTGGTTGGCGTTGGCGTGCTCGCCGGGGATCGGGTCGAGCACCGACACCAGCACCGTGCGGTGCTCCGGGTCGGGGATCAGCGCGCCGCTGCGGTCCCGGTAGACCAGCTCGCCGTCCGAGTCGATCTCGACGATCGCGCCGACCTCGGCCAGCTGGTCCTCGTCCAGGTCGACCAGCCGCTCCACCCGGGACGGCACCACCCGGTACACCGGCCAGTTCAGGTGCGCGTACGCGCGGTGGAAGTCGGCCAGCAGGTGCGCCATCTGCTGCTGCCACGGCAGCGGCATCGCCTCGACCAGCGACCGCGGCAGCACCGCGTAGGACTGGTCGGTGCCGGGCGGCCGGGTGTTGAGGTAGTCCCGCGTCGGCGTGCTCGACGCGGGCGGCCCGGCATGCCGCCGGATGGGGTCGTGGTTGAACACCGTCGTGCCTCCCTACACGCCCGGCCGGACGGCCAGCGGCATCAACTCGTAGTAGTCCCAGTTGATCTTGCTGATCTTCACCACGTCACCGGTCTGCGGCGCGTGGATGTACTCGTCGCCACCCAGGTACATGGCGACGTGGTGCACGGTGACCGGGTTGCCCGGGTTGGTCGCCCAGAAGATCAGGTCACCGGCCTTGGCCTCCCGCACGGGCAGGTAGGCCCCGCCGGACATGTACTGGTCGTTCGCCACCCGCGGGATCTTCACCCCGGCCGCGGCGAACGCCTTGACCAGGATGCCCGAGCAGTCCCACGCGTCCGGGCCGTTGCCGCCCCACAGGTACGGCTCGCCCAGCTGCTCCTTCGTGAAGTCGATCGCGGTGGCCGCCGCGTTCGACGCGAGCAGGAAGTCGCCGACGCTCTCGCCGCACCCGGCCGGGTCGCTGACGTCGCCCTCCTGGGCGATCAGGAACGCGGCCATGGCCTCCCAGTTGTGGTACCGGTCCGGGAACGCCGAGCGCTCGACGTTCTGCGCCGAGTCGCCGGGCCGCCGCTCCTCCCAGTCCGGCAGCTTGAGCAGCACGTCGTAGAACTTGTTGATCGCGTACTCGGGGTCGGTCACCTGCTCCGGCGTGCCCCAGCCCATCGAGGGGCGCATCTGGAAGATGCCCAGCGAGTCGCGGTCGCCGTAGTCGAGGCTGCGCAGCCCGGACTCCGTCATGCCCGCCTGGATGGCGATCTGCCAGGCCAGCGGCGGCAGCTCGCGCTTGCGGCCGATGGAGATGATGTTGGCGACGGTGGTGCGCTGCTCCTCGGTGAGCCGGTCCGCCTCCGCGCGGCCCTTCTCCTCGCCGCCACCGCCCCACGGGCCGATCGAGGCGTTGCAGCTGGCCATCCGGATGCCGGCGGCCTCCTCGGAGGGGGTGTTCTCGTTGATCACGGTGGAGACGCCGTTGGTCACGGTCACGGCGACCACCGCCACCACCGCGGCGACCACGATTCCGATCTTCAGCATGTCACCCCACCTTGGCCCAGTCGGTCACGACCCAACCCTCCGGCAGCTTCGCCACCGTGACGATCAGCCTGCCGTCCTCCAGCTCCGCTTCGAACTCCGCCGAATCGGTGAACGACTTGATCGGCTTGACCGCCTTGTCGACCACCGCGGGCACCTGCACCGGGTCGACCGACTCCAACTGAGGGAACTTCTCGTCCGCCGTGTAGGGCTCCAGCCCGGCCAGCCACTGGGCCTTGGTGGTCTTGCCCGGCTCGAACGAGCTGAACGCGTCCACCCACATGTCCGCGACCAGCTGCGTGTTCGGGTTCACCGGGGCGGAGGTGAGCGCGGCGGTGGGGCTCGGCGCCTTGGTCGGCAACGGGGTGGACGTCGTGCTGGGCAGCACGCCGACCTGGTTGCCGCCGCTGCCGCCGGTCGGGACGACCGACGTGGTGCCCGCCGTGCCACCGCCGCGCTTCGGGTCGATCGCGCTCGGCACCACCACGCTGATCGTGGTGATCAGCGCGATCACCGCGATGATCGTGCCCATCAGGTGCCGCGGCGAGCGCAGCGGCCACCCCCACAGGCGTCGGTACACGGCCACCCGGCCACGATTGGTCCGAATCGGCATCAGCTGTCCCTGACCTCAAGCCCGCGTGACGGCCGGTAGATCACGTGCACCTGCCGTCCCGCCACCACCTCGGTCCCCGCCCGCCGCGGCCCGGGGACCGAGGGCGCGTCCAGCACCCGACCGCTCCCGCTCACCCGTGAGGGCACCAGCACCGCGTCGTCCAACCGGTCGTAGTTCCGGTCGGCGACGGGCGGCGCGTCGACCACCCTGGACCGCGCGACCGGCAACGCCGCCGCACCGCCGTACCCGGCGGGCAGCGCCGGCGCCGCACTGCCCCCGCCGACCTCGCTGTTCCCGTTCCGGTCCAACCGCTGCGCGGTGGCGACCACCGGGTTGGCCGCCTCGGGCCGCACCCGCCGCCGGTCCCGCTGCGGCACCTCGGGGCCGTCGGGGTCGGAGTCGCGCACGGTGTCCCAGAACTCCTCCTGGGGCGAGGGGCCTTCCTTCTTCTTGCGCAGCCTGGACAGCACGCCGCCGCGCATGGGCAGGGCGTTGCTGGCCGAGCCGACCGACATCTCGACCATCTGCCACATCCGGCGCAGCGGCTTGCCCACCATGAAGCAGACGAGCGTGAGCATCAGCCCCAGCAGCGCCTTGGTCAGCAGCGTCAGCCCGGTCGCGTTGAAGATCGCCTGGAGCAGCAGCGCGTGCGTGCCCGCCAGCACCGCGAGCACCAGCACGTTGAACACCGTCACCGCGGCCGCGCGGGCGACCTTGCGCAGCAGGTCGTGGTGGATCAGCGCGACCAGGCCGATCAGCGGGCCGGCCAGCGTGAGCACCCGGAGCAGCAGCTGCGCCAGCAGCACGGCGGCCTTCGCGAACAGCTGGAACAGCGAGAACGCGACGGCTTGCAGCAGCGACAGGAACCCGGCGCCGGTGCGGCCGCCGTCGTCGCCGGTGAAGTAGCCCTGGGTCGGGCCCAGCTGCTTGTAGATGCTGTCGAACTGGGCCTTCTTCGCGTTGAGCGCGGTCTGGTCGCCGTCCTTGTGCTCGGCCAGCTCCTGCACGCTCCACGCCTGCGCGGCCAGCAGCTGCGGGCCGAACTCGGTCGCCTGCGGCGCGTCGGGCGACCCGAACTCACCGCGCAGCCAGCTCTGGTACACCACCGAGTCGTGCAGCCTCGACGGCAGCACGTCCAGCTGGTCCTGGCCCTCCTCGACGCTGATGAAGCCCGCCTGGATCTCCGACGTCTTGGTGACCAGCGTGTTGTCCAGCAGGTCGTAGAACTGGGGCAGCGCCAGGGTGGACGTCGCCAGCCACATCGCGGCCAGCGCCCACAGCCCCCGCTTGCTGATCGCGGCCAGGTCGCCCTGCCAGATCTGGCGGAACATGAAGACCGCCAGGATCAGCGCGACCAGGCCGAACCAGCGCAGGTAGACGTTGTCGTAGACGCGCTGGACGCCTTCCTTCACCGCCTCGTCCAGCGGCTGCAGCAGGCCCTGGCCCACGACCGTGTAGTGCAGGGCGTTCGTCGCGCCGACGATGTTCTTGCCGACGTTGAACAGCTCGTTGCCCATCCAGGTGTCGAGCACCGGGGTGGCGTTGGGCACCAGGCACTTCTCCTGGTAGGTGTGCCAGATCATGCCCGCGTACCCGTAGGTCAGGTAGGGCGTGTTCGGCAGCCCGTTGCCGATCGGCGGGTCGATCGCGCCGACCATGCCCGACCCGGGCCGTTCCGGGTTGGGCGCCTCACCGCAGGGCGCGGCCTGGGCGGGAGCGGCGCCGATGACGACCTGGAGACCGGTGATCGCCACCACCACGACCATCGCCCGCCACCGGGCGCGGCCCGGGGTGCGGGCGTGGTCCTGCGCCCGTCTGAAGCGCCGTCGCGCGTAGAGCGCGACGGCGACCAGTGCCACCAGGACGAGGGTGCTCATGCCGCACCTTCCCGGCCCGGTCGGCGGTTTCCTCCCTCACCGTGCGCCGAGTCGACCAGTTCGTCGGCCAGGCCGACTTCCAGGTCGGCGGCCAGTTCGTCGTCGTACTCGTCGGTGTACTGCTCCGCGTAGGCGAACGGGTCCTGGGGTGGCGACGAGACCTCCACCTCGGCCGACTCCCCGCCGTCGCGCATGGCGTCCGGGGTGGTGTCCAGGGCGTTGCGCAGGTGCTCCAGGTGCGGCCCGGAGAAGTCGATGCGGATGCGCTCCACGCCGCCCGCGCCGTCGCCGAAGATGAACTGGCGCGGCGCGCGGTCGCGTTCGACGTTGTTCTGCACCACGCCGGGACGCCGGCCCAGTGACGCGACGACCTGCTCGTAGCCGGCCCCGACCGGGACCTTGAGCAGGCGCAGCGCGTCCGCCTGGGCGTCGTCGTCGTCCAGCCTGCCGACGAACACCGAGTCGAGCAGGGCGACGAAGCCCTGGATCTTCAGGAAGTCCGCCGGGATCTGCGACGACAGCAGCACCCGCACGTTCCACTTGCGGGAGTCGCGGGCGAACCGGTTCATCAGCACGCGACCGGTCGGCACCTCGGACAGGAAGAACGCCTCGTCGATCCAGACGCCCTTGCGCAGGTCCTTCGGCCGCTCGTAGATCGACCTCTGGGTCAGCCACGCCGCCAGGTTCAGCATCTCGACGCCGAGCGCTTCCGCGTCGGTCCAGTGCTCGCGCCCGACGCCGTCCTTCGGCAGGTTCAGCCCGGCCATGGTCAGCACGGTCAGCCGGTCGTCCCGCGCCTCGTTGTACGGGTCCGCGTCCTGCTCGGGGATGAGCAGCGACATGCGCTCCCGCATCTCGTCCAGGAAGTCGGCGACGACGACCGCGTGCTCGTGGTGCTCGCTCGCGTCCCGCCGCAGCGCCTCGAACACCATGCCGGGGTGCGCGTCGGGCCGGCCGCCGACCGTGCGGACCGCGCGCAGCAGCACGATCCGGGTCTGCGGCAGCCTGGCCACCTCGAACGGCAGCAGGCCGGACAGCACGTCGAGCACCAGGCGACGGCGGGTGGCGGCGGCCAGCGCGCGTTCCCGCCGCCAGGCCCGCTCCGGGTCCTCCTCGTCCATGAAGTGGTCCAGCTGCGGCTCGGCCACCACCCGGTACGGGTTGAGGATGCCCGCCTGCGCGTTGAGCAGGTTGATCGGCCGCGCGTACGGCTTCAGCTCGGGCAGCTCGCACAGCGCGGCCAGCGGGCCGGACGGGTCGAGCAGCGTCCAGTGCGCCCCGGAGCGCAACGTCTTGTAGACGATGCCGCCGCCCAGGAACGACTTGCCCGCGCCCAGGCCCGCGACCATCGCGGTCAGGCCGGACGAGTCGCGCAGCTCCTGCGCCATCCACGGGTCCCACGCCACCGGCCGGCGGGTCGCGGTCACCGTCTCGCCCAGCAGGATGCCGCGCCGGTCGCCGACCTCGGCGGTGGCGGTCGGGACGGCCGAGGCCGCCCACAGCACCGAGCCGCGGCGCAGGTAGGCCGACGACGACAGCGGCTCGCCCGGGATGAACTCGCGGGCGATCGCGTACTGCGCCTCGGGGTGCTCGATGGCCACCTTCGGCTTGTAGAGGTCGAGCAGGCCCTGGGCCAGCCGCAGCGCCTCGCGCTCGGTCGGGCCGGACACCGCGAGCCGCCACCAGCTGCGCACCCTGGTGCCCAGGGCGGTGAAGCCCGACGTCATCTCGTCGTCGATCTCCAGCACCCGGGACGCCTGGCGGGCCAGCGACTGCGGCGGGTCCAGCTCGTGCTCGTCGGTGTAGTGCCGCACCTGCGAGCGCACCTTGCTCATCTGCCGCTGCAGCTCGCCGGAGACCTCTTCGGGGCGCCGGACGTAGATCCGCGCCGACCACTCGACGGCGGCGGGCAGCCGGTCCGAGCGCTGCACCCACGGGTCGTCCACCTCGGGGATCTGCAGGCCGTGCATCAGACCGACGGTGAGCACCGCGACGTGCCGCTTGACGCCCGCGTTCGAGCCGGTCCGGCCGCGCACGGTGACCGTCGGCGAGTACGGCTCCTGGTGGAAGTCGGCCGCGTCGGTGAAGCTGGCCAGGTCCTCCGGCTCCCACGGCGCGCCGGGCACGGCGGGCAGGTTGCGCGGCGCGGGCAGGCCCAGCGAGCACGACCGGTGCATCAGCCAGGACATCTCCTCGGCCGTCGCCGGGCGGCCCTCCAGGCCGGCCGAGCCGATCACCTGGTCGAGGTGGTCGATCTCGGACTCGATCGCGACCAGCTCGGCGTCCACCGCGTCCGGGAACACCTTCCGCAGCACGGGGGCGGCGCGCTCGACCGCGCGGTCCATCATGTTGCGGGTCTGCACCTGGACGCCGAGGTAGACCTCCTTCTCGGCCATCGACCGGCCCATCAGCTGCTGCTGCTCGCCGACCATGTAGTCGTCGAAGCTCAGCGTGCCGGGCGCGTCCGGCAGCCGGCGCACGGCGTTGTGCACGTGCGCCTCGGCCCACATCCGGATCGGGTACGGGCGGGTCGTCACGCGCAGGTGCATCCAGCGGCCCTGCAGCTCGGCGTACTGGCCCGCGATGGCGGCGATCAGGTCCTGGCGCTGCGAGTCCGACCGGAACGACCAGCGCTGCGGCGCGAGCCGGTACCAGGCGTAGACCTCCTGGCCGGTGCGCAGCAGGTGGCCGTCGATGCTGCGGGCGGCGATCGACGGTGTGTAGCTCGGCACGGCCTGCTCGCCCGGCAGGCGCCGACCGCGCTTGCTGTAGACCTTGCGGTCGTCGCGCGCCGCGGCGGCGTGCTGGGCCACGTGCGCAGCGGAGCGTCGGTCACGGTCACGCCGGCGTCCGAACACCGCGCACCTCCTTCTGACGGCGGTCTTGCTTGCGCTGCTGGGACCGGGTGGCGGCGCCGGCGCTGCCCGCGCCCTTCTTGGGACGTTTGCGCGGCCGGTTCGGGTTGACCCGGATCCGGGCGGCGCTGGCCGCGCCGCCCCGGCCCGAGGTGGTCTCCCGCGGCGCGGTCAGCTCGCGCACCCACATCGTCGTGACCGACGACAGCGGGCGCTCGTGGCTGATCCGCGCGCAGATGAACCTGGTCAGGGCGACCGTGATCACGAAGCCCCAGCCGGTGTTGATGAAGTCGAACCCGAAGCCGACCTGCCGCTGGACAGCGGTGACCAGCAAGAACACCACGATGCCGACACCCCACGCGACGTATCGGGCACGCCACGGGAAAGTCGCTTTGGGCGGGCCGAGCCAGACGGCGTCGACCCGGTAGACCTCGTCGTCAGTGCGTACCCGCAAGGGTCACCCGCCGGTGAACAGGCCGGCGATCCACGAACCGATGGCGCCCGCGTTGCCGCCGACGGCCAGTCCGATGATCGCCAGCGCGATGATGACGCCGCCCAGGCGGCGCATGACCCCGGCGTTGTC
This genomic window from Saccharothrix sp. HUAS TT1 contains:
- a CDS encoding RNB domain-containing ribonuclease, whose translation is MVIRTGRADLDFGGIRTEFGLPEDFPAAALAEARAAVSRDVDPADREDATALPLVTIDPPGAKDLDQALLVQRVGSGFRVHYAIADLGAFVVPDGALDAEVRRRGQTLYLPDGNVPLHPPVLSEGAASLLPEQTRPSVLWTFECGPDGEPVDVRVRRAVVRSTARFDYEGVQAQFDAGTPHPSVEALPDFGRLRRERAVERGAVELQLPEQEIVPNGDGDWKLAVRPRADVDAWNAEISLLTGMSAAKIMLDAKVGVLRTLPDADDGAVDALRRSAHALGVPWPDGVTPAKLLAGLDPSRPEALALFVDATRLLRGAGYTAFNGEVPAISTHAGLGAAYAHVTAPLRRLVDRFATEVCLAVTAGEEVPEWLAKALPQLPGLMGGSDALAGKVDRACLDQVEAWVLADRVGRHFEAVVLRSDANGADVFVAQPPVMGRCTGEDLPEGERIGVRLVEADPERRKVVFERA
- a CDS encoding C40 family peptidase, giving the protein MLKIGIVVAAVVAVVAVTVTNGVSTVINENTPSEEAAGIRMASCNASIGPWGGGGEEKGRAEADRLTEEQRTTVANIISIGRKRELPPLAWQIAIQAGMTESGLRSLDYGDRDSLGIFQMRPSMGWGTPEQVTDPEYAINKFYDVLLKLPDWEERRPGDSAQNVERSAFPDRYHNWEAMAAFLIAQEGDVSDPAGCGESVGDFLLASNAAATAIDFTKEQLGEPYLWGGNGPDAWDCSGILVKAFAAAGVKIPRVANDQYMSGGAYLPVREAKAGDLIFWATNPGNPVTVHHVAMYLGGDEYIHAPQTGDVVKISKINWDYYELMPLAVRPGV
- the npdG gene encoding NADPH-dependent F420 reductase; this encodes MTDIRALTVGVLGGTGAQGRGLALRWAKAGLEVVIGSRSAERAEAAAEEVRAQTGVGHVSGADNEGCARRADVVLIAVPWDGHAETVAALREPLAGKVVIDCVNPLGFDKQGPFALPVEEGSAAQQAAALLPDSRVTAAFHHVSAVNLADLSVERVDNDVLVLGDDREATDLVRALAEVVPGFRGVYGGRLRNAHQVEAFTANIIAINRRYKAHAGLKITDI
- a CDS encoding ATP-binding protein, with the protein product MAQHAAAARDDRKVYSKRGRRLPGEQAVPSYTPSIAARSIDGHLLRTGQEVYAWYRLAPQRWSFRSDSQRQDLIAAIAGQYAELQGRWMHLRVTTRPYPIRMWAEAHVHNAVRRLPDAPGTLSFDDYMVGEQQQLMGRSMAEKEVYLGVQVQTRNMMDRAVERAAPVLRKVFPDAVDAELVAIESEIDHLDQVIGSAGLEGRPATAEEMSWLMHRSCSLGLPAPRNLPAVPGAPWEPEDLASFTDAADFHQEPYSPTVTVRGRTGSNAGVKRHVAVLTVGLMHGLQIPEVDDPWVQRSDRLPAAVEWSARIYVRRPEEVSGELQRQMSKVRSQVRHYTDEHELDPPQSLARQASRVLEIDDEMTSGFTALGTRVRSWWRLAVSGPTEREALRLAQGLLDLYKPKVAIEHPEAQYAIAREFIPGEPLSSSAYLRRGSVLWAASAVPTATAEVGDRRGILLGETVTATRRPVAWDPWMAQELRDSSGLTAMVAGLGAGKSFLGGGIVYKTLRSGAHWTLLDPSGPLAALCELPELKPYARPINLLNAQAGILNPYRVVAEPQLDHFMDEEDPERAWRRERALAAATRRRLVLDVLSGLLPFEVARLPQTRIVLLRAVRTVGGRPDAHPGMVFEALRRDASEHHEHAVVVADFLDEMRERMSLLIPEQDADPYNEARDDRLTVLTMAGLNLPKDGVGREHWTDAEALGVEMLNLAAWLTQRSIYERPKDLRKGVWIDEAFFLSEVPTGRVLMNRFARDSRKWNVRVLLSSQIPADFLKIQGFVALLDSVFVGRLDDDDAQADALRLLKVPVGAGYEQVVASLGRRPGVVQNNVERDRAPRQFIFGDGAGGVERIRIDFSGPHLEHLRNALDTTPDAMRDGGESAEVEVSSPPQDPFAYAEQYTDEYDDELAADLEVGLADELVDSAHGEGGNRRPGREGAA